The following is a genomic window from Candidatus Margulisiibacteriota bacterium.
GCGGCGGACGGACTCAAACTGCTTTGGTGAGTTCTTTGCGTAGCAGCGCCGCGTCTTCCGGCGGATCATTGTAGTAGCCTTTACGCAGTCCGGTTTGCCGAAAATCCAATTTTTTATACAAATTTAACGCCGCTTGATTGGACACGCGGACTTCAAGATAAGCGTTATTCAGCCGATTTTCCCTAAACAATTCCCGCAAAGCCTTTTCCGCCAGACCCTGCCGCCGGTATTCCGGCTGCACATAGACGTTGATTATCTGCAATTCGTCAGCGGCAATAGTATATTCCACATGACCGGTAATACAGTTATTGATAGTAATTATTTTGTGCATTATAATTGCCAGAATAAAACAGAGGAGCGAAAAATGCCAGTACCTAAAAAACGGCGCACTCATGCCAGAACGCGCACCAACCACGCCTACAATTTTAAAGCGGAGGGCAAAGCGGCCGGCGTCTGCAAAAACTGTGGAGCCGCTGTGCTGCCGCATACGATCTGTCCGGTCTGCGGATTTTACAAAGGACGTAAAGTCAAAGTGACCAAGCTCGAAAAACAAAACGCGCGTCAGGCCCGCAAGGCTGAGGACAAGAAGTAGCAATGAGAATAGCGCTGGACGCGATGGGAGGCGACTATGCTCCTGCCGAAGTGGTCAAAGGCGCCGTGGCCGCAGCCAGAGATGAAAATTTGACGGTCATCCTGATCGGCGATCAAGCCCGGGTCGGGCTGGAGCTGAAAAAATATCCTAAAAAAAATAATATTGAAACCGTGCATGCCAGCGAGGATATTGCCATGTCCGAGCATCCGGTGGAAGCTGTGCGGGTCAAAAAAGACGCTTCGATCAATGTTTGTATGCGTCTGCTCAAAGAAGGCAAGGCTGACGCGGTCGTATCTGCCGGCAATACCGGCGCGGTCATGGCCGCGGCGTTATTCGGGCTGGGGCGGATGAAAGGCATTGAACGGCCGGCGATCTGCAGTGTGTTTCCGACGGTCAAAGGCCATACGGTCATTTTGGATATTGGCGCCAACGCGGACTGTCGGCCGAGTCATCTCGTGCAGTTTGCTTATATGGGCAAGGCTTACATCGAAAAAGTTATCGGCGTGGAAAATCCGCGCGTCGGCCTGCTCAATATCGGCGAGGAAGACGAAAAAGGCAGCGAGTTGACCGCTACAGCCAATAAAATGCTGCGGCTCGAGCGCGCCAGCGGCTTAAACTTTGTCGGCAATATCGAGGGCAAAGATATTTTAGAAAACGCAGCCGATGTGGTGGTCTGCGACGGCTTTGTCGGCAATGTTGTGCTGAAATTTGGCGAAGGCATGGTTTTCTCGCTGACCAAGCTGATCAGGAAAAATTTGTCATTCCTTGGCTGGCTGGGTTTGTTTTTTATGTTCGGTTCGCTGCTCAAAGTAAAAAACAAAATCGATTACAAAAAATACGGCGGAGCGCCGCTGCTGGGCGTCAATGGCGTGGTGATCATCACGCATGGCCGCGCCAAAGCAGAAACAATTAAAAACTCCATCACGGCGGCGGCCAAAGCCGTAGAACAAAATCTGATCGAGACGATCCGCCGGGTCAAGGCTGTGGAGAATCCTGTTGGCTAAAAGTCCGCCAAAATTATTTCAAGCCGGTATCGCCGGTATAGGTTCCGCCGTGCCCGACCGCGTGATGACCAATCACGATTGGGCTAAACTGGTTGACACTTCCGATGAATGGATCCGCGCGCGCACTGGCATCGTAGAACGCCGGCTTTGCGGCACGGACACCGCCGCGTCTGACCTGGCGTTTTTGGCCGCGCAGAGAGCTTTGCAGGACGCCGGTCTTGCGCCGGAAGAGCTGGAGTTAATAATCGTGGCAACGACTACGCCGGATTATCCGGTGTTCCCGTCGGTGGCCGCGCTTTTGCAGGAGAGACTGGGCTGCCCGCGCGCCGGCGGTTTTGACCTGTCGGCAGCCTGTTCCGGTTTTGGCTATGGTTTTTACACCGCCGCGCAGTTTATCGAGAACGGCGAATTCCAAAAAGTACTGCTGGTCTGTGTGGACACCTTGAGCAAAAATATGGACTATACCGACCGCAATGTCTGTGTGCTTTTCGGCGACGGCGCCGGCGCCCTGGTCTTGACGCGCGCGGAATCCGGCTATGGACATCTGGCCTCGATCATTGGTTTGCGCGGCGCCGAAGCGGACGAATTAATTGTCAAAAACGGCGGTTCGCGCGCGCCGCTGACGGACGCTAATTTTTCCAGTAAAGACCGCTTCATTTATATGAACGGCAAAGCGGTGTTTAAATTTGCCGTGCAGATCATGGGCGAGGCAACCGAACAGGTTATACGCAAAGCCGGTCTGACCAGCAAGGACATTGATTTTTTTGTGCCGCATCAAGCCAATACGCGCATTATCGACGCGGCGATGAAACGGCTCGATCTCGCGCCGGAAAAAGTTATCGTCAATATTCAGAAGTACGGCAATACTTCCAGCGCGTCCATACCGCTGGCCATCGACGAAGCCTACCGCGCCGGCAAAATAAAAAAAGACGCTTTGCTCGCCACCTGCGGTTTCGGCGCGGGCTTGAGCTGGACGGCAAATGTCCTGCGCTGGAGTAAATAAGCATTTGTCCAGCTTAAAGGATACAAGCTCAGCGTCCACGCTTCGGCACGTCTCGCTTCCGCGAGACACCTCACCGCAGCTAACGCTGCTGCCTCTCCTTATCAAGGAGAGGCTGGCTGTCGCGTAAGCGACAGACTGGTGAGGTGTTTTGCCACAGGCAAAACGTCAGAAAATCTAACGCCTGGTCTGTCCGGGATGTAAGCGCCGAGGTTTAAGCGACTTTCATAATATAGATTACCGTGTAATAACTGGGCACGGTTGGGACATTGAAGGCTTCGCCATAGCCGGAAGCCGCTTGGCCGCCACCAGTTTCGCTGATACTGCCTTTGGGGGTCATGGAAAAATTTAGCACTGCTCCGGAGAGATTATTTACATTCTGATAATTCACCCCCGAATCTATTCCTAGTGAAAATACTCCCGTAACCTCATATACATCTTTTTTCACGAAATTGTAAGACCCTCTCGCTTCTTCTCCACTAAACGCATGGCTGTGTTTCGGCATATGTTTAGTTTCTAAAGCTACCACCTGGCTGTCCGCGCCGCCGATCAGGGCATCGCTCACTGTGCCGCCGCGCAAAAACCTGCCGGTCAAATTCGGCGTGCCGCCTGAGCCATCGCAGACTCTCCATTTACTTTTAAAGGCCGCGCTGACATTTATCCAACTAGACGCAGCTATCGCTAGTATCAGGCCTATCGGTAAAATATCCACGCTCTGCAAAATGTTATACACCTGCGCCTCGGTGGCAAATTTTGTGCCGTCATTGGCGGCGTCAGTTATTTTAGCCGCGCCCAATTTTGGCTCGGCCGCCGAGTCAGCCGTGCCAAAAGTCTTAATGCCAGTTATAGTTTCCGCTCCGGCTTTGTGCACAACCGTGCCATTAAGGTCATACACCGCTTTGGCAGACGGATATTCCGTGGAGCTGTTGACTACAGTATCTTTTTTATTCGCCACCTTCTCTCTGGTAT
Proteins encoded in this region:
- the plsX gene encoding phosphate acyltransferase PlsX, which gives rise to MRIALDAMGGDYAPAEVVKGAVAAARDENLTVILIGDQARVGLELKKYPKKNNIETVHASEDIAMSEHPVEAVRVKKDASINVCMRLLKEGKADAVVSAGNTGAVMAAALFGLGRMKGIERPAICSVFPTVKGHTVILDIGANADCRPSHLVQFAYMGKAYIEKVIGVENPRVGLLNIGEEDEKGSELTATANKMLRLERASGLNFVGNIEGKDILENAADVVVCDGFVGNVVLKFGEGMVFSLTKLIRKNLSFLGWLGLFFMFGSLLKVKNKIDYKKYGGAPLLGVNGVVIITHGRAKAETIKNSITAAAKAVEQNLIETIRRVKAVENPVG
- the rpmF gene encoding 50S ribosomal protein L32, with protein sequence MPVPKKRRTHARTRTNHAYNFKAEGKAAGVCKNCGAAVLPHTICPVCGFYKGRKVKVTKLEKQNARQARKAEDKK
- a CDS encoding GNAT family N-acetyltransferase translates to MHKIITINNCITGHVEYTIAADELQIINVYVQPEYRRQGLAEKALRELFRENRLNNAYLEVRVSNQAALNLYKKLDFRQTGLRKGYYNDPPEDAALLRKELTKAV
- a CDS encoding ketoacyl-ACP synthase III; its protein translation is MAKSPPKLFQAGIAGIGSAVPDRVMTNHDWAKLVDTSDEWIRARTGIVERRLCGTDTAASDLAFLAAQRALQDAGLAPEELELIIVATTTPDYPVFPSVAALLQERLGCPRAGGFDLSAACSGFGYGFYTAAQFIENGEFQKVLLVCVDTLSKNMDYTDRNVCVLFGDGAGALVLTRAESGYGHLASIIGLRGAEADELIVKNGGSRAPLTDANFSSKDRFIYMNGKAVFKFAVQIMGEATEQVIRKAGLTSKDIDFFVPHQANTRIIDAAMKRLDLAPEKVIVNIQKYGNTSSASIPLAIDEAYRAGKIKKDALLATCGFGAGLSWTANVLRWSK